The genomic region GTACATCCCTTGTAAAAGGGAGTATAACTAAGTTTTTTATGAGGGAAATTACAGACAAAGTTTTATTCCACACAACGCCATCTTTTATATTTATCAGTTCGTACAGATAATCTTTCCTAAAATCACCTTTCCATCTGTAATGCTCAAACTCAAAGTTGTTAGGGTGTGATATTACAGGAAGTTCATTTCCAAGAAGAAGTAGCCTCCCTTCCGGTGTATTCTTTTCTATACCTGCAAAAATTTTATTATCTTCAAAAAATCTGTAGTTATCATTATCATGATCTGTAACAAAAACAAAATCTATACTGTTTTCCTCTGCTGCTTTTTTGATATCTGAAGGCTTCCCAAGAGAATCAAAAGAAAACTGGGTGTGTATATGGGCTATAACATTGTATTTTTCTATATTTTCCGGAAATTTCTTTCCATCTTCTAAATATTTTTCGCTTTTTTTGATATACCTGAAAGGCCTGAACTCTAAATAAAGCAGCAAAACTACAGCTGTAAATAAAAATATGTAAAACAAATCTCCTCCTGATAGAAAAAATTTAGAACTAATATTCTACCATCAGGTTGAGGAAAGTGTTAAAAACCTGTAGAAAATACCTTTTTTCTGCAGAAGCTCTTCTTTTGTACCTTCTTCTACAATCTGTCCATTTTCCATAACGACAACCCTATCCGATATCTCAAGAAGCTTCAGTCTGTGCGTTATCATAAGGACAGTTTTCTCTCTAAAATGTCTGCTTATCTCTTCCATTACATACTCTTCTGTTTCCACATCAAGAGCTGATGTGGCCTCGTCAATAATTACAATATCTGGATTTTTTAAGAATATCCTTGCTATAGATATTCTTTGTCTTTCACCACCGGAAAGCCTTGAACCTTTTTCTCCTAAAACTGTATCCAATCCGTTTTCTAACTCAAAAACAAAATCAGCTTTTGCCTTTTTTAATGCTTCCAATATCTCTTCATCTGTTGCGTCAGGTTTTGCTATAAGCAGGTTGTTTTTCAGGGTGTCGTTAAATATAAAAACATCCTGAGAAACCATACCTATTTTTTCCCTCAGAGAGCTAACGGAATACTCTCTCAACTCTATACTGTCTAAAAGTACCTTCCCTTCGTAATCTGTTATAAGGGCAGGGAGAATTTTTACGAGTGTAGATTTTCCAGAGCCTGTAAGACCGACAATCCCTATTTTTTCTCCTTTTTTGATGCTTAGATTTACATTTTTCAGTATCTGCATTTCACCGATCTTCAGAGAAACATTTCTGTACTGTATGCTATTTTTCAGCCCTTTAAACTCCTGTCCTTTTTCTTCTTCCTGAGGAATATTCAAAACAAAGAGAATTCTATCAATAACAGGAGAAAGAGCCTTCAGATTGACGGCTCCCCTCTGAAGTACCTGAAGTGAGTTTACAAGTATCAGTATCCCTCCTAAAAAAGAGAAAAAATCTCCCGGCGTTATCTCCCCTTTAATTATCCTTGAGCCGCCATAAAATATTATCCCTGCAGTTGCTATATAGGCTATTACTTCCACCGAAGAAAGATAAACAGTTTCATACAAACGATTTTTTTTCTGCCTTATATAAAGATTTTCATTTATCCTGTGAAACAGTTCCAAAAATATCCTGTCCTTAAAAAGCTTTACAACCTCAATTCCTGATAATATCTGGTTTAGATGTTGTATATAGTGGGAGAAACTTTCCTGAAGTTTTTTTGAGTACTTTTTTCTTTTTTCTCCAAAGTAGTTTAAAGCAAGGGCAAGAAATGGAACAGCAAAAAGAAATATCAGAAACATCTTCCAGTCCCTGTAAATTAAAACAGCAACAATCCCTATGACAGTAAAGGTTTCTGTAATCACATTAGTTCCTATAGTGGCAGAAATCTCCCCAAACCTCTCTGTATCTGTTGTAGCTCTGCTTATTAAATCTCCCGGCTGAACCTTTCTAAAAAATGAAGGTCTGGCATGGAGAATTCTTTTGTATACCTTTTCCCTTAAAACCCTTAAAGCCTTGTAGATAACAAGAGGATAAACAAAATCTTTTAAAAAGAATCCTACCTGTTTAGCAACAGCAAGGCCTATAAGAACAGATATTATAAAAACAAGCTTTTCATAGCTTTTTGCCACAAAAACATCATCAACTACATTTTTTATTATATATGCAAGACCTGCAAGGGCACCTGATTCAAGAATAGAGCCAAATACAGCAACAAGTATCAGATGCCAGTAAGGTTTATAAGTTTTAAACAGAAATTTTATATCTCTTCCCATCAATAGCTTCTAAACCTGTCCTGCTTAAGTTTTATAAGATCTTCCAATACATAAATATTAATAGTTCTGTATTTCCAGCCACGATAAATAATATCATATCTGTAATGGGCTTTTACTTTCCTGAAAGAATCTCTTATTTTTTTAGGTAAACCCCACCTTGATACATATATACCTGTATACCCCTTTCCTTCAAACTGCTCTATACCTGGCCACAGATCAAACTGATTCATCCTTCTGTTTATAACAACACAGTAAGTTCTCGGATTTCCTTCCATATAAAACCACAGTTCAGATGCTATATGGTAGCTTTCAGAAAAGACAAAATACTTATCTGTTTTAAGATCCTTTACTACTTCTGATACTTTTTTTCCTAAACCTTCCCAGCCTACAAGTCTGTGCAGAGGATCTACTTTAGGGGGATATATCTTTCCCAGACCGATTTTATCCAAATAAAATGGATAAAAAAGAGTGAATATACTCCAGATAGACAGAACGAAGGCAAATATAAATCCTTTAAACCATTTTTTCATATATATGTAATATGCAGTAAGAATATAAAGAGTTGCATACCCAAAAGCCGGCCAGTTTGCCTCTACATTTTTCTTCCTTGCTATATAAAGAAAAACAAGAAAAATAAAAACTGGAAAAATCCACAGGTAAAATATTCTGAAATTTTTTCTTTCTTTAAATCCTCTGTAAACTGCATAAAAGAAAAATGGGAATAAAAATACAGAGTTTAAACCAATCTGGGAAGCAATGTAGTTTCCAATATACTCAGCAGATTTACTTAAGGAAATCTCTTTTTTCGCTTCTCCTAAATTAAAAACATGCTTAAATGTAACAAAATCATGCTGAAAGTTCCAGATTATAACAGGCACAGTAAACAAAGATGCAATCAGAACAGAAAAATAAAACCATCTTTCTCTGAATATCTCCCTTTTAAAAAGATAAAGGAATAAAAGAGCCGGTGGAAGAAATAAAACTATCAGAAACTTAGACAGAAAGCCCAAACCTGCAGATACTCCAGTCAGTACCCACAAAACAGGTTTTTTCTCATTTACAGCCCTGTAGAACAGATAAATCGTTAAAATCCAGAAAAAGGCAAGTGGAGAGTCTGTTAAAAATATATAGCTTCCTACCTGAAAAGCAGGTACAGCTGTGATCAACACAGATGAAAAAAAAGCAAGCTTTTCGTCTTTAAATATCTCCCTGACAAAAACAAAAACAAGAATTCCGATAGCAAACCCTATAAAAATAGCATTTATCCTGACTCCCAACTCTGTATCACCAAAAATGGAGGTAGAGATGAAGTTCATATAGGCTATAAGAGGAGGTTTAGAGTAATATCCTATATCCAAATTTTTAGACCAGACCCAGTACTGGGCTTCTTCTGTCGATAGATCTGTGATATTTAACAGGGTGTATACGATTTTTAAGACAGCTAAAATTCCGTGGACTATAAAAACCCTGTAAATCATTTTACTCTTTTATAAACCTTCAAGATTTTTCCCCTTAAGTCATAAGACAGTATTTCTTTTCCCTTTGATTTATCTGAGCAATCTATCAGATAATCCCAGTTTGGAGTATGCCGTGAAGTTTTGACAGCTTTTCCTTTTAGGAAATCTATGTACAGACAGACTGTTTTCTCGCTTTTACAATCACAGGCAATGTTACTGTTAAGATCTATCTTTTTGGCAATATCATAAGCAGCTCTTTTCCTTGAAGCTTTTTTTTCCATAAAAATTGGAAATCCAACAAAACCCAAGATAAATCTTGCCATAATCAAAACTACAGCAGTATAAATCGCAATCCTGATCCATTTTTCCCTGCCGATATTATGGATAATATAACCGGAAACAACCATAATAATAGGAAAAAGAGGAATTACATATCTACCTCTACTATGTACAGCAAGTAGATATGGAAGGTAGTTAACAAAAGCAACAAAAAGAAAAAGCTTTATTTCTGAAGGCAGTTGTACTTTTGCTCTGTTTCTGTATGCAAAAAATAAGATAACAGCTACTAAAACACTGGCAGGAATTAACTGCTTTATATTAAGCAGTGGATACGTAATAAAATGTACAAGAAGTTTTGTGATATCAGAACTCCCTTCAGCCCTTATCACACTTTCTATAAAGAGTCTTTTTATGTACATTTCTGGATTTGAAGTACTGAATATCCATACTGTTGGAATAGTAATAGCCAGAATTCCAGATAGCCACAAGAAAGGATTTAAAAGGTATCTAAAGTCTCTTCTGTAAAGAACAAAGCAGATATATGTAACTCCAAAGAATAAAAAGGCAGGAAAACCTTTAAGCAAAAATGTTATACATGCAGTTATGCCTGAAAGCAGCACAAAGTAGTTGTTACGCTCAAAATAACCTTTATACTGGATGTAAAACATAAGGAACACAAAAAAAGCAAGAGTTACATCAATCTCAGCAAGATAACCATACCAGAAAAGTATATCAACAGAAATCAGATAAAGAAGTCCTGATAATAAAGCAAGTTCTGTATTTTTAAAAAGTTTGTAGGAAAATCTGTATATCAGAAAAACCGTTAAAAAAACAAACAAAATAGAAACTATTCTGGCTGTTAACTCGCTCCAGGGTATTAATTTAGATGATAGCACTATAAACCAGTTAAACAAAGGAGGTTTATTGAAATATAGATCTCCCAAAAATGTAGGCTGTAAGTAATTATGAGAATCAGCCATCTCAAAAGCAACAATTGTTCTGAGGGATTCTTCACCTCTAAACTCGTAAAGGTTAATATTTGGAAATAAAGACAGAATACCTAAAGCTATCAACAGGAATATTTTGCGGGATTCTGACAACCTCAATTTTCCCCTTTATAAATTTCCTCTAACACCTCCCTTGCTCCCATATCAAGAAGTTTTTGTGCCAGTTTTTCTCCTAACTCTTCAGGTTTATCTGGAGTTCCTTCCATTGAGTCTTTGAAAAATCTTTTCCCTTCAAGATCAGAAACAAAACCAGTTATTCTCAGTTTTCCATCTACAATCTCAGAGTACCCTGCAAGGGGAACCTGACACCCTCCTTCGAGGGTTTTTAAGAATGCCCTTTCTGCCTTTGCTCTTATCTCGCTCTCTTTATGATTAAGAACAGAAACTATCTCCTTTGTTTTCTCATCATCAAGCCTTGCCTCAATCCCTAAAAAACCCTGAGCAACAGCAGGAATCATATAATCAGGTTCAAAAATCTGTTTTACTCTATCTTGAAATCCCAATCTTTTCAGTCCTGCATAAGCAAGTATGATACCGTCATACTGACCTTCCTCAAGTTTTCTTATTCTTGTATCAACATTTCCCCTTAAATCTTCTATAACAAGATTTTTTCTTTTCATCATTATCTGAGCTTTTCTTCTGAGTGAGCTTGTCCCGAGAACTGCTCCTTCTGGCATATCATCTATCGATGAGTATCTGACAGATAAAAATGCATCTCTCGGGTCTTCTCTCTCAGTAATAGCAACAAGACCCAAACCTTCAGGAAAGTACGTAGGAACATCCTTCAGAGAGTGGACTGCAATATCTATCTCTTTCCTGAGCATAGCTTCTTCTATCTCTTTTACAAAAAGTCCCTTTCCTCCAACTTTTGCGAGGGGAACATCAAGAATCTTATCTCCCTTTGTCACAATCTTTACAAGCTCTATCTCTATATCTGGAAAATGTTTCTTTAGTTGCTCAGCGATAAAATTTGCCTGCCACAGGGCGAGTTTACTTTTTCTTGTGCCTATTCTTATTCTCAACTATATCTCTCCTGAGTTATTTATCCAATAGATTATAAACTCTAAGGTATGTTTCTATCAAATATTTAGGTGAAAAAAATAATCATTATCATCAATTTTTGAAAAGTATTTTCTAATAACAAATTATTAATGTAAACTATTTGCAAAAATATATAAAAACAGAAGCAGGCCTGGACACAGAAACGGGGGAGACAAGAATATGTTAAACCACAACGTAATTTGCCCGAACTGCGGGGCCTCAAGATGCATAAAGAACGGAAGGGTTAACGGTAAACAGACGTATCTGTGTAAAGAATGTTTCTCAAGATTCTCCACAGACAGAGTAAGAAGAAGATACTCTAAAGAGACAAAAAACAGGCTGTTTTGATGTATAAGGAGGGGTTTACCCTTACAGAAATATCCAAAAAACTGAACATCAAAGTCCAGACAATACACTACTGGATAAAAAACAGATAGATCATCAATTTTTGAAAAGATATTGAAACAGATGAGACAGAGACTTAATATAATAATTGATTAATAATTAATAAGGAATTATTAATCCTCCTTTAGGGAGGGGAAATTTAATAAAACTTTTAGGAGGTTAAAGCCATGAGAAAACTT from Persephonella hydrogeniphila harbors:
- a CDS encoding ABC transporter ATP-binding protein encodes the protein MGRDIKFLFKTYKPYWHLILVAVFGSILESGALAGLAYIIKNVVDDVFVAKSYEKLVFIISVLIGLAVAKQVGFFLKDFVYPLVIYKALRVLREKVYKRILHARPSFFRKVQPGDLISRATTDTERFGEISATIGTNVITETFTVIGIVAVLIYRDWKMFLIFLFAVPFLALALNYFGEKRKKYSKKLQESFSHYIQHLNQILSGIEVVKLFKDRIFLELFHRINENLYIRQKKNRLYETVYLSSVEVIAYIATAGIIFYGGSRIIKGEITPGDFFSFLGGILILVNSLQVLQRGAVNLKALSPVIDRILFVLNIPQEEEKGQEFKGLKNSIQYRNVSLKIGEMQILKNVNLSIKKGEKIGIVGLTGSGKSTLVKILPALITDYEGKVLLDSIELREYSVSSLREKIGMVSQDVFIFNDTLKNNLLIAKPDATDEEILEALKKAKADFVFELENGLDTVLGEKGSRLSGGERQRISIARIFLKNPDIVIIDEATSALDVETEEYVMEEISRHFREKTVLMITHRLKLLEISDRVVVMENGQIVEEGTKEELLQKKGIFYRFLTLSST
- a CDS encoding IS1/IS1595 family N-terminal zinc-binding domain-containing protein produces the protein MLNHNVICPNCGASRCIKNGRVNGKQTYLCKECFSRFSTDRVRRRYSKETKNRLF
- the hemC gene encoding hydroxymethylbilane synthase yields the protein MRIRIGTRKSKLALWQANFIAEQLKKHFPDIEIELVKIVTKGDKILDVPLAKVGGKGLFVKEIEEAMLRKEIDIAVHSLKDVPTYFPEGLGLVAITEREDPRDAFLSVRYSSIDDMPEGAVLGTSSLRRKAQIMMKRKNLVIEDLRGNVDTRIRKLEEGQYDGIILAYAGLKRLGFQDRVKQIFEPDYMIPAVAQGFLGIEARLDDEKTKEIVSVLNHKESEIRAKAERAFLKTLEGGCQVPLAGYSEIVDGKLRITGFVSDLEGKRFFKDSMEGTPDKPEELGEKLAQKLLDMGAREVLEEIYKGEN
- a CDS encoding ArnT family glycosyltransferase produces the protein MIALGILSLFPNINLYEFRGEESLRTIVAFEMADSHNYLQPTFLGDLYFNKPPLFNWFIVLSSKLIPWSELTARIVSILFVFLTVFLIYRFSYKLFKNTELALLSGLLYLISVDILFWYGYLAEIDVTLAFFVFLMFYIQYKGYFERNNYFVLLSGITACITFLLKGFPAFLFFGVTYICFVLYRRDFRYLLNPFLWLSGILAITIPTVWIFSTSNPEMYIKRLFIESVIRAEGSSDITKLLVHFITYPLLNIKQLIPASVLVAVILFFAYRNRAKVQLPSEIKLFLFVAFVNYLPYLLAVHSRGRYVIPLFPIIMVVSGYIIHNIGREKWIRIAIYTAVVLIMARFILGFVGFPIFMEKKASRKRAAYDIAKKIDLNSNIACDCKSEKTVCLYIDFLKGKAVKTSRHTPNWDYLIDCSDKSKGKEILSYDLRGKILKVYKRVK
- a CDS encoding ArnT family glycosyltransferase, translating into MIYRVFIVHGILAVLKIVYTLLNITDLSTEEAQYWVWSKNLDIGYYSKPPLIAYMNFISTSIFGDTELGVRINAIFIGFAIGILVFVFVREIFKDEKLAFFSSVLITAVPAFQVGSYIFLTDSPLAFFWILTIYLFYRAVNEKKPVLWVLTGVSAGLGFLSKFLIVLFLPPALLFLYLFKREIFRERWFYFSVLIASLFTVPVIIWNFQHDFVTFKHVFNLGEAKKEISLSKSAEYIGNYIASQIGLNSVFLFPFFFYAVYRGFKERKNFRIFYLWIFPVFIFLVFLYIARKKNVEANWPAFGYATLYILTAYYIYMKKWFKGFIFAFVLSIWSIFTLFYPFYLDKIGLGKIYPPKVDPLHRLVGWEGLGKKVSEVVKDLKTDKYFVFSESYHIASELWFYMEGNPRTYCVVINRRMNQFDLWPGIEQFEGKGYTGIYVSRWGLPKKIRDSFRKVKAHYRYDIIYRGWKYRTINIYVLEDLIKLKQDRFRSY